In the Duncaniella freteri genome, one interval contains:
- the cdaA gene encoding diadenylate cyclase CdaA: MDQFGIRDAFDIAIVALLLFYLYRIMKESGTINIFFGVLAFIVVWVLTSQILNLKLIGTILDQFMGIGLLVIVILFQDQIKRFLVELGDHKRWRFLKNLFRHEKNNNGQDARKYVLPIVYACMNMAKTKTGALIVIRQEMSLESYEKSGDIIDADINSRLIENIFFKNSPLHDGAMIVDRGRICSAGCILPVSHDRNVPRALGLRHRSALGISQATDAFAIVVSEETGNISVAHKGVLHTRLSSTDLEHRLSQIMVND; encoded by the coding sequence GTGGACCAGTTTGGTATAAGAGATGCATTTGATATCGCGATAGTAGCCCTCCTGCTTTTTTATCTTTACAGGATAATGAAGGAGAGCGGCACTATAAACATATTTTTCGGAGTTCTTGCATTCATTGTGGTCTGGGTCCTGACTTCCCAGATACTGAATCTAAAACTCATAGGCACTATTCTGGACCAGTTCATGGGTATAGGGCTGCTTGTCATAGTTATATTGTTTCAGGACCAGATCAAGCGGTTCCTTGTGGAGCTTGGTGACCATAAGAGGTGGAGGTTCCTTAAAAATCTGTTCAGGCATGAAAAAAACAACAACGGTCAGGATGCACGCAAATATGTGCTCCCAATTGTGTATGCATGCATGAATATGGCAAAGACTAAGACAGGAGCATTGATTGTGATAAGGCAGGAGATGTCGCTGGAGTCCTATGAAAAGAGCGGAGATATAATTGATGCAGACATTAATTCCAGGTTGATAGAGAATATTTTTTTCAAGAACTCACCGCTTCACGATGGAGCCATGATCGTCGATCGAGGCAGGATATGCAGCGCAGGGTGTATTCTCCCGGTAAGCCATGACCGCAATGTCCCGAGAGCTCTCGGATTGCGGCATAGGTCGGCACTTGGCATCTCGCAAGCTACCGATGCTTTTGCAATAGTAGTGTCGGAGGAGACCGGGAACATCTCTGTTGCACATAAAGGAGTGCTTCACACCCGCCTTAGCTCGACTGACCTTGAACATCGGCTTTCGCAGATTATGGTCAATGATTAA
- the folP gene encoding dihydropteroate synthase: protein MGIVNVTPDSFFAGSRSSTIPEIAKRVEEMITAGADMLDLGAYSSRPGASDVSEEEECRRIALGMKVIRDISQDIPVSVDTFRAGVAREAVVNLGADIVNDISGGDLDQEMWATVADLNAPYILMHMRGNPSTMQALTEYHDVTADVISDLSEKLRRLRLMGVSDIIIDPGFGFSKTTEQNFEMMRNLQLFKSSLGAPVLVGVSRKSMITKSLGITPMEALPGTIALDTIALTRGASILRVHDVSEAVAAVRMYELSTL from the coding sequence ATGGGCATTGTCAATGTCACTCCTGACTCGTTTTTCGCAGGTTCAAGATCCTCCACCATTCCGGAAATTGCAAAAAGAGTGGAGGAGATGATAACAGCAGGGGCGGATATGCTCGATTTAGGTGCTTATTCTTCGCGGCCGGGAGCCTCAGATGTCAGTGAGGAAGAGGAGTGTCGGCGAATAGCCTTGGGCATGAAAGTGATAAGGGATATCTCACAGGATATTCCAGTGTCGGTCGACACTTTCCGTGCCGGCGTGGCAAGAGAGGCTGTGGTGAATCTTGGTGCAGACATCGTAAATGACATCTCAGGAGGAGATCTTGATCAGGAGATGTGGGCAACAGTAGCGGATCTTAACGCCCCATACATACTCATGCACATGCGTGGCAATCCGTCAACAATGCAGGCTCTTACAGAATATCATGATGTAACAGCTGATGTGATATCGGACCTTTCTGAAAAGTTGCGTCGGTTACGCCTTATGGGAGTGTCGGATATTATCATTGATCCGGGTTTCGGATTCAGCAAGACTACAGAACAGAATTTCGAGATGATGCGCAATCTTCAACTGTTTAAGTCATCACTTGGAGCTCCTGTTCTTGTCGGAGTGTCGAGGAAGTCAATGATAACGAAGAGCCTCGGCATCACTCCGATGGAAGCGTTGCCTGGAACAATCGCGCTTGACACGATAGCTCTCACAAGAGGTGCTTCAATCCTCAGGGTTCATGATGTCAGCGAGGCGGTTGCGGCTGTTAGAATGTATGAATTATCCACATTATAA
- a CDS encoding DUF6377 domain-containing protein, translating to MMFLRIIITICAIFPLITSAKPTIDERDVARMLKRLDSELERCDIYIESRTHTIDSLKSLLSNRKLTESEQIRLMFQIGEEYNAYKVDSALIFYNRGYEMSKEHGNDSIRTRFAIKRATFMPLLLFITNAQSIMDSISEASVPKGMKAEYYDARRQMYNYISNFYSDYSEVYREYRDREIESQKALIKELNHETPQYRLNYVEHLFYSRKFDMAERELTSLVADIDDKNPLYARACHLLSDISNVNGDYHGRIYYLALSAISDIRCATLEVSSLQELGRLLYSRDDIKRAHDYLSHALQNAVNCKVALRIIQTSQEMPIIENAHRSQIQSFRTRIFVVIAILAVLLIALYLTFKTVKKKNEIQHRMSSKLAEANRTKDVYLSQFLNLCSTYMDNLNQFSKLVNRKISAGKGEDLLKLTKSGKFVEEQSKEFYRIFDDAFLHIYPTFVEDVNSLLLPEKKLTMRDGEKLNTDLRILALMRLGIEDTSRIAQMLNYSVYTIYTYRNKFKSRAIDRDSFEEEVMRIKSI from the coding sequence ATGATGTTCCTGCGAATAATTATAACAATATGCGCCATATTCCCGCTCATCACGTCGGCAAAACCGACGATTGATGAGCGGGATGTGGCGCGTATGCTTAAAAGGCTTGATAGCGAGTTGGAGAGGTGTGACATATATATAGAATCGCGCACACATACAATAGACTCACTTAAATCACTGCTTTCTAATAGGAAGTTGACTGAGTCGGAGCAGATCAGGTTGATGTTTCAGATAGGGGAGGAGTATAATGCATATAAGGTTGATTCGGCATTGATATTTTATAACCGAGGTTATGAGATGTCAAAAGAGCATGGCAATGACTCGATACGTACAAGATTTGCTATCAAACGAGCCACTTTTATGCCGCTGCTTCTGTTCATAACAAACGCACAGAGCATAATGGATTCCATATCAGAAGCGTCTGTCCCTAAAGGTATGAAAGCTGAGTATTACGATGCCAGAAGGCAGATGTACAATTACATCTCAAATTTCTATTCCGATTATTCCGAAGTCTACAGAGAATATCGAGACAGGGAAATAGAAAGCCAAAAAGCTCTTATCAAGGAGCTTAATCACGAAACTCCGCAGTACAGGCTGAACTATGTCGAACACCTGTTCTATTCGAGAAAGTTTGATATGGCGGAGAGGGAGCTTACGAGCCTTGTGGCGGATATTGATGACAAGAACCCATTGTATGCACGTGCGTGTCACCTGTTGTCGGACATCTCTAATGTCAATGGTGATTACCACGGGCGTATATATTACCTGGCATTGTCGGCTATATCTGATATAAGATGCGCTACCCTTGAGGTGTCATCTCTTCAGGAACTCGGGAGGTTGTTGTATAGTCGTGATGACATCAAAAGAGCACATGATTATCTGTCGCATGCTCTTCAGAACGCCGTGAACTGCAAGGTCGCACTCAGGATTATACAGACTTCTCAGGAGATGCCTATTATAGAAAATGCTCATAGATCACAGATTCAATCATTTCGTACCAGGATATTCGTTGTGATAGCTATCCTCGCTGTATTGCTGATAGCTCTCTATCTGACTTTCAAGACTGTTAAAAAGAAAAATGAGATACAGCATCGCATGTCATCAAAGCTTGCAGAGGCAAACAGGACAAAAGATGTGTATCTATCGCAATTCCTGAATCTTTGTTCGACTTATATGGACAATCTAAACCAATTCAGCAAGCTGGTCAATCGTAAGATTTCAGCCGGGAAAGGGGAGGACTTGTTGAAACTAACCAAGTCAGGAAAGTTTGTTGAGGAGCAGTCCAAGGAGTTCTATCGGATATTTGATGATGCTTTCCTGCATATATATCCGACTTTTGTGGAGGACGTGAACAGTCTTCTTCTGCCGGAAAAGAAACTTACTATGCGGGATGGTGAAAAGCTGAATACTGATCTCAGGATTCTCGCGCTGATGAGACTCGGCATAGAGGATACTTCGCGTATTGCTCAGATGTTGAATTATTCGGTCTATACGATATACACTTATCGTAACAAATTCAAGAGTAGGGCGATTGACAGAGACTCGTTTGAGGAGGAGGTGATGAGGATAAAATCAATATGA
- the purT gene encoding formate-dependent phosphoribosylglycinamide formyltransferase has protein sequence MSKIGSKWTSCGRKAMLLGSGELGKEVALELQRLGVEVVACDKYANAPAMHVADKALVFNMLDPKALRENIEREKPDHIIPEVEAIATQVLVELEKEGYNVTPTAHAAYLTMNREGIRRLAAEELGLMTSPYRFASDYSEFVDAVAAVGIPCVVKPIMSSSGHGQSVIKTQDDIERSWRIAQEGGRAGAGRVIVEGFVDFDYEITLLTVRSIAGTTFCEPVGHIQVDGDYRYSWQPQAMAAEAKNKAQEIAGKITSALGGYGIFGVELFVKGDDVIFSEVSPRPHDTGMVTMISQDMSEFALHARALLGLPVPEIRFFGPSASRAVVVEGESSCIEIGNLEKVLEEPGVQMRIFGKPEVKGHRRMGVILATADTVEEAREKAERAYGKLEIDIH, from the coding sequence ATGTCTAAGATTGGAAGTAAGTGGACATCGTGTGGCAGAAAAGCTATGCTATTGGGTAGCGGAGAGCTTGGCAAAGAGGTGGCACTCGAACTTCAGAGGCTGGGAGTGGAAGTTGTGGCATGTGACAAGTATGCCAATGCTCCTGCGATGCATGTCGCTGACAAGGCTTTAGTGTTTAATATGCTTGATCCAAAAGCCTTGCGCGAGAATATTGAGAGAGAGAAACCTGACCATATAATCCCGGAAGTGGAGGCTATCGCGACACAAGTCCTTGTGGAGCTTGAAAAGGAGGGTTATAATGTTACCCCAACAGCCCATGCCGCTTATCTCACAATGAATCGTGAAGGCATACGCCGGCTGGCGGCAGAGGAGCTTGGTCTCATGACTTCCCCATATCGTTTCGCTTCGGATTACAGTGAGTTTGTCGATGCTGTTGCTGCTGTAGGCATCCCATGTGTCGTTAAGCCGATAATGTCGTCAAGCGGGCATGGGCAGAGCGTGATAAAGACTCAGGATGACATTGAACGGTCGTGGCGCATAGCCCAGGAAGGTGGCCGTGCCGGGGCTGGCCGTGTCATAGTAGAGGGTTTTGTCGATTTCGATTATGAGATCACATTGCTGACAGTGCGTTCAATAGCTGGCACTACTTTCTGTGAGCCGGTAGGGCATATTCAGGTTGACGGTGATTATCGTTATTCATGGCAGCCTCAGGCCATGGCAGCCGAGGCCAAGAACAAGGCTCAGGAGATAGCCGGCAAGATCACAAGCGCGCTCGGAGGATATGGCATATTTGGCGTCGAGCTTTTTGTGAAAGGTGACGATGTGATATTCAGTGAGGTTTCACCGCGCCCGCACGACACAGGAATGGTGACAATGATATCACAGGACATGAGTGAATTTGCGCTTCATGCCCGCGCACTTCTCGGGCTTCCTGTGCCTGAGATACGTTTCTTCGGTCCTTCCGCCTCTCGTGCCGTAGTGGTAGAGGGCGAATCGAGCTGCATTGAGATCGGCAATCTTGAAAAAGTGCTTGAAGAACCTGGTGTGCAGATGAGGATATTCGGAAAACCGGAAGTCAAAGGGCATCGCCGCATGGGTGTGATTCTTGCCACGGCCGATACAGTGGAAGAGGCTCGCGAGAAGGCTGAACGAGCTTACGGAAAGCTTGAAATAGATATACATTAG
- the carB gene encoding carbamoyl-phosphate synthase (glutamine-hydrolyzing) large subunit gives MEKKLKKVLVLGSGALKIGQAGEFDYSGSQALKALREEGISSVLMNPNIATIQTSEGIADKVYFLPLTPYFVEEVIKKEQPDGLLLAFGGQTALNCGTELYLSGVLDKYGVKVLGTSVEAIMYTEDRDLFVKKLDEIPMKTPKSHAVECMDDALKAAREIGYPVMVRSAYALGGLGSGICTNEEEFVKLAESAFTFSSQILVEESLKGWKEIEFEVIRDANDHCFTVASMENFDPLGIHTGESIVVAPTCSLSQDQVEMLQELSRKCIRHLGIVGECNIQYAFNAETNDYRVIEVNARLSRSSALASKATGYPLAFVAAKIALGYTLDQIGEMGTPNSAYVAPSLDYLICKIPRWDLTKFVGVSREIGSSMKSVGEIMSIGRSFEEIIQKGLRMIGQGMHGFVGNDGLHFDDLTRELSHPTDLRIFAIAQALEEGYTIERIHELTKIDPWFLGKLKNIVDYKEKLSTYNNIEDIPADVLREAKVLGFSDFQIARFVINPEGNMEKENLQVRARRKQLGILPAVKRINTVASEHPELTNYLYMTYAVEGYDVNYYKNEKSVVVLGSGAYRIGSSVEFDWCSVNAIQTARKLGYKSIMINYNPETVSTDYDMCDRLYFDELSFERVLDVIDLEQPRGVIVSVGGQIPNNLAMKLYRQSVPILGTSPISIDRAENRNKFSAMLDQLGIDQPAWQELTSIDDVKDFVDKVGYPVLVRPSYVLSGAAMNVCYDEDELVNFLKMAADVSKEYPVVVSQFLQNTKEIEFDAVAQNGEIVEYAISEHVEFAGVHSGDATLVFPAQKIYFATARRIKKISRQIAKELNISGPFNIQFLARNNEVKVIECNLRASRSFPFVSKVLKRNFIETATRIMLDAPYTRPDKSAFDIDRIGVKASQFSFSRLHKADPVLGVDMSSTGEVGCIGDDFDEALLNAMLATGFNIPERGIMLSSGAAKSKVDLLDPSRLLAAKGYKIYATAGTAAFLNEHGIPAIPVYWPDECADAEENVMKMIADHKFDLIVNIPKNHTKRELTNGYRIRRGAIDHNIPLITNARLAGAFIEAFCHMNVNDISIKSWQEYK, from the coding sequence ATGGAAAAGAAACTGAAGAAAGTACTCGTACTGGGATCAGGTGCACTTAAGATCGGACAAGCAGGTGAATTTGACTATTCCGGATCTCAGGCACTCAAAGCCCTACGCGAAGAAGGTATCAGCTCAGTGCTGATGAATCCCAACATCGCAACGATCCAGACATCTGAAGGCATTGCCGACAAGGTCTATTTCCTCCCTCTGACACCATATTTTGTTGAAGAGGTCATAAAGAAAGAGCAGCCTGACGGACTTCTGCTCGCGTTCGGCGGTCAGACCGCCCTCAACTGCGGCACCGAATTGTATCTCAGCGGCGTCCTTGACAAATATGGTGTAAAAGTACTTGGCACTTCAGTCGAGGCTATCATGTATACCGAGGACCGTGACCTCTTCGTGAAGAAACTCGACGAGATCCCGATGAAGACTCCGAAGAGCCACGCTGTTGAATGCATGGATGATGCCCTCAAGGCTGCTCGCGAGATAGGCTATCCGGTAATGGTCCGTTCGGCTTATGCTCTTGGTGGTCTTGGAAGCGGAATCTGCACCAATGAGGAGGAGTTTGTCAAGCTTGCTGAAAGCGCATTCACATTCTCCAGCCAGATTCTTGTAGAGGAATCACTCAAAGGATGGAAAGAAATAGAGTTTGAGGTTATCCGCGATGCCAACGACCACTGCTTCACTGTCGCAAGCATGGAGAATTTCGATCCCTTAGGCATACACACAGGAGAATCAATCGTTGTGGCTCCCACCTGCTCTCTCTCTCAGGACCAGGTGGAAATGCTTCAGGAACTTTCCCGCAAGTGCATCCGCCATCTCGGTATCGTAGGAGAATGCAATATACAGTATGCCTTCAATGCCGAGACCAACGACTATCGTGTCATCGAGGTGAACGCCCGCCTGTCGCGCTCTTCAGCCCTTGCATCCAAAGCCACCGGCTACCCGCTGGCATTCGTTGCCGCAAAGATCGCTCTTGGATACACCCTTGACCAGATCGGAGAGATGGGCACCCCTAACTCTGCTTATGTGGCACCATCTCTTGATTATCTGATATGCAAGATTCCAAGATGGGACCTCACCAAGTTTGTAGGTGTGAGCCGCGAGATAGGCTCAAGCATGAAATCGGTAGGCGAAATCATGTCGATAGGTCGCTCATTCGAAGAGATAATCCAGAAGGGTCTGCGCATGATCGGTCAGGGAATGCATGGATTTGTCGGCAACGACGGACTGCATTTCGATGACCTCACACGCGAACTCTCCCACCCCACCGACCTGCGCATCTTTGCTATAGCCCAGGCTCTCGAAGAGGGTTATACCATAGAAAGGATTCATGAGCTTACCAAGATCGACCCATGGTTCCTTGGTAAGCTAAAGAACATTGTGGACTACAAAGAAAAACTTTCCACATATAATAATATAGAAGATATCCCCGCCGATGTGCTTCGTGAAGCCAAGGTACTCGGATTCTCCGACTTCCAGATTGCACGTTTCGTGATCAATCCCGAAGGAAATATGGAGAAAGAAAATCTTCAGGTGCGCGCACGCCGCAAACAGCTCGGCATCCTTCCTGCCGTAAAGCGTATCAACACTGTGGCAAGCGAACATCCCGAACTGACCAATTATCTCTACATGACCTATGCCGTTGAGGGATATGATGTCAATTACTACAAGAATGAGAAATCAGTCGTGGTGCTCGGGTCTGGAGCCTACCGCATCGGCTCGTCAGTAGAGTTCGACTGGTGTTCGGTAAATGCCATTCAGACAGCCCGCAAGCTCGGATATAAGTCGATCATGATCAACTACAACCCCGAGACCGTGTCGACTGACTACGACATGTGCGACCGTCTGTACTTCGATGAACTTTCTTTTGAGAGAGTTCTCGATGTGATCGATCTTGAACAGCCCCGCGGAGTGATTGTGTCTGTAGGAGGACAGATACCTAACAATTTGGCGATGAAGCTTTATCGTCAGTCAGTGCCCATCCTCGGCACATCCCCGATATCAATCGACCGCGCCGAGAACCGCAACAAATTCTCAGCCATGCTCGATCAGCTCGGCATAGACCAACCTGCATGGCAGGAGCTTACAAGCATCGATGATGTAAAGGATTTTGTCGACAAAGTGGGCTACCCTGTGCTTGTACGTCCATCCTATGTATTGTCTGGTGCCGCTATGAATGTATGCTACGACGAAGACGAGCTCGTCAACTTCCTTAAAATGGCAGCTGACGTCTCCAAGGAGTATCCTGTTGTGGTATCCCAGTTCCTGCAAAACACCAAGGAGATCGAATTTGATGCTGTGGCACAGAACGGAGAGATCGTAGAGTATGCCATCTCAGAACACGTGGAGTTTGCAGGTGTTCATTCAGGAGACGCCACTCTTGTGTTCCCGGCTCAGAAAATTTACTTCGCTACAGCACGGCGCATCAAAAAGATCAGCCGCCAGATAGCCAAAGAGCTCAATATATCCGGACCGTTCAATATCCAGTTCCTCGCCCGCAACAACGAGGTCAAGGTTATCGAATGTAATCTTCGCGCATCACGCTCATTCCCGTTTGTGTCAAAGGTGCTGAAACGCAATTTCATCGAGACCGCGACACGTATTATGCTTGATGCCCCCTACACTCGTCCCGACAAGTCGGCTTTCGACATTGACCGTATCGGCGTCAAAGCATCTCAGTTCTCTTTCTCCCGACTCCACAAGGCCGACCCTGTGCTTGGCGTAGACATGTCATCCACCGGAGAAGTGGGATGCATCGGTGATGACTTCGACGAAGCTCTTCTCAATGCCATGCTCGCCACTGGCTTTAATATACCCGAGCGTGGTATAATGCTCTCGTCTGGTGCAGCAAAGAGCAAGGTGGATCTTCTCGACCCGAGCCGTCTTCTTGCAGCTAAGGGATACAAGATCTATGCAACAGCAGGCACAGCAGCATTCCTTAACGAACATGGTATACCTGCCATTCCGGTATATTGGCCCGACGAATGTGCCGATGCCGAGGAGAATGTGATGAAAATGATTGCTGATCACAAGTTCGACCTCATTGTAAACATCCCCAAGAACCACACCAAGCGAGAACTGACCAACGGCTATCGTATACGTCGTGGAGCCATTGACCATAATATTCCACTTATCACTAATGCCCGGCTTGCAGGAGCGTTCATCGAGGCTTTCTGCCACATGAATGTCAATGATATTAGCATCAAGTCATGGCAGGAGTATAAGTAA